One Gossypium raimondii isolate GPD5lz chromosome 3, ASM2569854v1, whole genome shotgun sequence genomic window carries:
- the LOC105794380 gene encoding plant UBX domain-containing protein 7, whose amino-acid sequence MEGMLSASDKQSMVSSFLEIAVGQTAETAMQFLQATSWKLDEALQLFYVGNEGGVVGTASESPAVENVDSWVDQNSGELKESGNSDVGPIGGEEVRPPLPVVRETLYDDASLYGASRLGLPPQQSSSLIAFRNFDEEMKRPGVWESDEGASSTVDAPRDNLASLYRPPFHLMFQGPFEKAKAAASVEDKWLLVNLQSTKEFSSHMLNRDTWGNEAVSQTVSTNFIFWQVYDDTSEGRKVCTYYKLDSIPVVLVIDPITGQKMRSWFGMVQPESLLEDLVQFMDGGPRDYHATLSHKRPRGSSVTPQQKIKVSTDETNEDKEMLRAIAASMENAKESIKTTEDDKVSSTTEEEPCLTKKPAYPPLPEEPKGDRNLLCRVGVRLPDGRRVQRNFLRTDPIQLLWSFCYSQLGEAESKPFRLTQPIPGASKSLDYDSKLTFEESGLANSMILVAWE is encoded by the exons ATGGAGGGAATGTTGTCTGCGAGTGATAAGCAGAGCATGGTTTCCTCATTTCTCGAGATCGCCGTTGGTCAAACTGCAGAAACCGCCATGCAGTTTTTGCAa GCAACTAGCTGGAAGCTGGATGAAGCTCTTCAGCTGTTTTATGTCGGTAATGAAGGTGGTGTAGTTGGAACGGCTTCTGAGTCTCCAGCAGTGGAAAACGTAGATTCTTGGGTTGATCAAAACTCTGG TGAGTTGAAGGAGTCTGGAAACAGTGATGTTGGACCCATTGGTGGAGAGGAAGTACGCCCTCCTTTACCTGTAGTAAGGGAGACTCTTTATGATGATGCATCGTTATATGG AGCTTCAAGATTAGGATTACCTCCCCAACAGTCGAGTTCGTTAATTGCATTCCGTAATTTTGATGAGGAAATGAAACGGCCCGGGGTTTGGGAATCAGATGAAGGTGCTTCTTCCACGGTAGATGCTCCTCGGGATAATCTTGCCTCTTTATATCGCCCTCCTTTTCATCTGATGTTCCAGGGACCATTTGAAAAGGCAAAAGCTGCTGCATCTGTTGAGGACAAGTGGCTCCTTGTCAACTTGCAATCTACCAAGGAGTTCAGCTCACATATG CTTAATCGAGATACTTGGGGAAATGAGGCAGTTTCTCAAACTGTTAGCACCAACTTTATTTTCTGGCAG GTATATGATGATACAAGTGAGGGGAGGAAAGTTTGCACCTATTACAAACTAGATTCAATTCCCGTAGTGCTGGTTATTGACCCAATCACAGGACAGAAAATGCGCTCCTGGTTTGGAATGGTTCAACCTGAGAGTTTGCTGGAG GACCTGGTTCAATTCATGGATGGTGGCCCAAGGGATTATCATGCAACTCTGTCTCATAAACGTCCTAGAGGAAGCTCAGTTACTccacaacaaaaaattaaag TGTCAACAGATGAAACCAATGAAGATAAGGAAATGTTGAGAGCGATAGCAGCTTCTATGGAGAATGCAAAAGAATCTATTAAAACAACTGAAGATGATAAAGTATCATCCACAACTGAGGAAGAACCATGCTTGACTAAGAAGCCTGCATATCCTCCTCTACCTGAAGAACCTAAGGGTGACAGGAACCTCTTATGTAGGGTTGGAGTCCGACTTCCTGATGGGCGCAGGGTACAGAGAAATTTTCTCCGAACTGATCCAATACAG CTACTGTGGTCATTCTGCTATTCTCAACTTGGTGAAGCTGAATCAAAGCCATTCCGCCTGACTCAACCGATTCCAGGAGCTTCGAAATCTCTGGATTATGATAGCAAATTAACATTTGAGGAGTCGGGGCTTGCCAATTCTATGATCTTAGTTGCGTGGGAATGA